GTGGACGGTCTACAACGATCCGCAGCTCGATGCGCTGATCGGCAAACTCAACGCATCGAACCAGACCATCGCGCAGTCGGCGGCCGCCTACCGGCAGGCACGTGCGCTCGTCACCGAGGCGCGCGCCGCGTATTTCCCGACCGTCGGGCTGACCGCGTCGGGCTCGCGTGCCCGCACGCCGCGCACGTCGGTGTCGTCGGGCTCGTCGTCGAGTTTCGGCAGCGGGTCGTCCGGGTCGATCAACAACAGCTACAGCGTCGGCCTCGATGCAAGCTGGGAGCCCGATCTGTGGGGCAAGGTGAGCCGCACCGTCAGCGCGCAGCGCGCCGGCGAAGCGGCGGCGGCGGCCGATCTCGCGAATGCGCGGCTGTCGCAGCAGGCGCTGCTCGCGCAGACCTATTTCCAGCTGCGCACGTCCGATGCGCTGCAAAAGCTGCTCGACGACACCGTGAAGTCGTACGAACAGTCGCTGAAGCTCACGCAGAACCAGTACGCGCAGGGTGTTGCCGCCCGCGCGGACGTGATCCAGGCGCAGACGCAGCTGCAGAGCGCGCAGGCCGCGCAGATCGATAACGGCGTCGCGCGCGCGCAATACGAGCACGCGATCGCGACGCTGATCGGCGAACCGGCGTCGACCTTCTCGCTGCCGCCGAACCCGCTCGCGGCCGAGCCGCCGATCACGCCGGTCGACGTGCCGTCCGCGATCCTCGAGCGCCGGCCCGACATCGCGGCGGCCGAACGGCGTGCGGCGGCCGCGAACGAGCAGATCGGCGTCGCGATCGCCGCGTTCTTTCCCACACTGACGCTGTCGGCCACCGGCGGCTTCCAGAGCTCGGTGTGGTCGCAACTGTTCACGCTGCCGGCGCGTTTCTGGACGGTTGGCCCGCAGCTCGCGGCCACGCTGTTCGATGCGGGGCTGCGCGCCGCGCAGACCGACGCCGCGCGCGCAACCTACGACCAGGACGTCGCCGCATATCGTCTCGCGGTGCTCACCGCATTCCAGGACGTCGAGGACAACCTCGCGTCGCAACGCATCCTCGCGCAGGAAATCGACGTGCAGCGGCAGGCCGTCGACAGCGCCGAACACTCGCTCGCGATCGTCACGAACCAGTACAAGGCCGGCACGGTCGCGTACCTGAACGTGCTGACCGCGCAGACCACCGCGTTCACCGCGCAGCAGAAGCTCGCGACGATCGCCGGCCAGCGGATGGTATCGTCGGTCGGGCTCGTGAAGGCGCTCGGCGGCGGCTGGGATGTGTCGGACATCGCGCGCGAGAACGGCGGCATGGCGGCGCCGGCACCCGTGCCGGCGTCCGGTGCGGCCGCGCCCGCAGCCACCGCACCGTCGGTCGCGACGCCGCTCGCGCAAAAGTAAGGGAAGCGTGCGACGCGCGCGTCAGCGCTGCGCGTCGCCGAAGATCAGCGACACCTCGTTGTTTCCGATCGGGTGGCCGAGCAGATTCAGCAGCCCGGCGAGGTTCGCCTGCTGCTCGGGCGCCGCATGCGCGGTGCCGCGGAACGATCCCTGGCCGGGACCGAAGTTGCCGTGCCCGTCGAGGAACAGCGGGCCCTGCGTCGTCGACACGTCGAGATCGGCGCCCGCGCCCTTCGCCTGCAGCACCGCGAGGTACGAACCGAGCGGCTTCACGCGCGACACGCGCGAACTCATCGAATCGATCGTCACCGTCAGCTGGCCGAACGCGTTGTTGCCGAACAGGCGCCAGTCGCTCCAGCCAACCCGCACGTCGCCCTGCAGGTCGAGCGTGTTGAACGGCGTGCCAAGCCCGGCGAGCAGCGACGCGGGCACGGCCATCGTGCCCGCCGACAGCACCGCGCCACGCCACGTCGCATCGAGCGTCACGGCATCGGGCATCGCCTCGGTCTGCCGCATGCGCATCTGCACGCGCCCGGTCAGCAGCGGCCAGAAGCGCGTGGTCCATTCGACCCGGCCCGGCAGCAGCGTCGCCGCGCTCTGGTCGGCACCCGGCGCGAGCATCAGCGTGCCCGAGCCGTGCCACAGCGACCCGTCCGGGTCGACGAGATTCACGTGTCCGCCGGTCGCGCGCGCGAACTGCGGCGCGATCCACGCGGCCGGTGCGAGCGCGACGAGTGTCACCGCCGTCGCCAATCCGCCCGCCAGTACCCACGGCAATACGGCGGTGAGCCGCTTCATCCCCGGCCTCATCGGCCGACCGCCGCTTGCGTCATCCACTGCGTCATTTATTTCTGTACGGAAGGTTGCATCACGGCCGTCAGGTCGACCTGGCCGTCGTCCTTCAGCGCGGTCGCGTGCGCCTCGCCGACCTGCACCTTGAACTGCCGGCGCGCATCGTCGAGCCACTGCGTCCACGCCGGGAACGACACGTTCTTCATCTGCACCTGCACACCGTTGCCGACGATCTGCACCTGCGCACCCTGCAGCCCGTGATCGGACAACGACGCGGTCAGCGCGTCCTTCAGCGCGAGGCCGGTCGGCGCGACGCCTTGCGCGGCGGCCGCCAGCGACTTCGCCTCGTTAGCCTGTGCGGTCATCTGCGCGAGTTCCTGACGCATCGCCGGCAGCGCGCGCTGGATCCGGGCGCGGCCTTCCTGCGCGGGCGACCACAGCACCGAATACGCAATCGCGACGGCCAGCACGGCGCCGCCCCAGCCGAGCAGCGTCTTCTCGCGCGGCGAGCGCTCACCCCAGAACTGGGCCAGCGTCTGGTTCAGTTGTTCGGTTTTCATGAGCGGCTCCGGATCGTCCATTTGCCCGTGTTGCTGTCGACTTCGCCGGACAGGCCGTTACGCGCGAGGCGCTGCGTGAAATCGGGATCGACCTTGACCTCCGGCTTGAAGCCGACATCGAGCCGCCGGTCGTGATAGTCGAGCGACGCGATGCCGTTCAGCGGCAGCGCGCCCATCGAACGCGACAGCCCGCTCGACAGCGAGAGGAAATCGTTCGGCGACAGCTCGCCGGCCGCGAGCCGAAGCTGGTCGAGCTGGCGCTGCATCTGCGCGGGCGGATCGAGCACCGTCGTCGTCTTCGGGAAGGCGGACAGCAGCGTTTCGGTGATCTGCGCGGACAACGCATCGCGCTCGCGCGACAGCTTCCACCAGTGCAGGTTCATCCCGATCACCGCGACACCGAGCGTCGCCGCGACGAGCGCGAGCGGCACGCGCAGGCGCTTCACCGTCGCGCGGTCGAAGCGCCACGGCTGCGACTCGAATTCGAACTGGCACAGATCGAACTTCTCGGCGAGCGCACGACGCGCAAACGTGTCGAACGGCAGCGGGGCGGCGCCCGGCAACAACGCCGAGTCAGATCGGCTGACCGACGCGAGCCGCGGCTCCGCGCCCGGTTCGCCGAGTTCGTACAGTTCGACGTCGCCGCCACGTGCGAGCGCGGTCAGCGTGCCGGCCGCGCGCGCCGCGGGCGCCACGAAGCCTTCGCCGAGTGCGCCACGCGCCACTGCGAGTTCCAGGCGCGGCGCACCGGCCACGGCCGGCTGCGCGCCAGCCTCGACGAGCACCGGTTCGACCGACGTCGCGAGTCCGAGCACCGCGGCGACCGTCGCCGGACGGGCGGCCGGCTCGGCGGCATCCTTGGCGAGCGCGGCAGCGTCGGCGCGCTCGCCGTCGGCCGGCGCAATCAATGCCGTTTCCGCCGGCGCGCGCGGCGCCGGCAGGCAGCGCGTTGCGGGCACCGCGCTCAGGTGCCGGTGGCCGGCCGCCGTGAACGCTTCGCAGATCGTGCGGAACCACGCGCGATCGACGACGGCCAGCACGCGGCGCCCGTCGGGCAACGCGGCCGGATCGAGCGCGATGTGGCAGCCGAGCGGATCCTGGATCAGTTGATCCTCGACGATGTTCGGCAGCGCCTGGCGCAGCTTCGGCCCTTTCAGCGGCGGGACGGTCGCGGCCAGCAGCAGCACGTCGCGCGCGGCGACGATCAGGACCGTCGCGTTCGCGCGCGGCAGCAGCGCGAGCGCGGCGCGGCCGGCGCGCTGCACCTGGCCGGCCTTGTCGACGAGCGTGAACGGCAGCTCGGGCCACTGCCATTCCTGCAACGGCACGGCAGGCTCGCGCGGCGGCAAAGAAACAATCAACGTGCTCACAAGAGCTCCTCTCCCGATTGGCGTCGTTATAGCTGGTCGCGGATACGCACGACCCGCGTCGAGTGCGTGGTCGGATCACGATACACGAGCGAGGTGCGGTCGACCTCCGCGCGATCGTGCTGGATCCGGCCATGCACGATGAAATAACTCGAATTGACGTCGACGAGGCTCGAATCGATCGTCACGTTCGGCGCGCCGGCGCCGCGCAGCGCAAGCTGCACGTCGCCAACGTTCCGGAAAAATACGGTCTCGCGGCGCGACACGAGCGCCTGCGCGGACGACACGCTCATCCCCGGCACCAGCGACGCGATCACTTCGGCCGGTGCGGTGTTCATGTTCACCGGCGTCGTGGTCGGCAGCACGGTGACGAACGGGCGCAGCCGCGCCACCATCTCGGGTGTCACGCCATCGACGTCGAGCAGGCTGTCGACGCTCGTCATCATCAGCGGTGCGGGCCCGCGATCGCCGCCGGACATGCCGGGGTCGTCGGTGAAATCGCCGCCGCCCTGCTGGTCGGTCGTGACCGGCGCGGTCGCGGCGTTCGCCGCGGTACCGCCGCCGCCGGGCAGGTTCGGCATCTGGAAGCGCGTCGCCGAATGCAGCAGGCCCGCGCGCACCTGCAGCGCGATGCGCTTCGCGAACGCGCCGTCGTAGCCGAGCGTCGTCAGGAGGCGCTGGAACGCCTGGAGTTGCGTGACGTTCAGCTGCAGCACGCCGGGCGCCGGCGACGACACGAGGTTGCGCAGGTTGAACTTCGCCTGCGCGTCCTCGATCGAGCCGGAGATATAGGTGTCTTCGCCGCCGCCATCGTTGGGCGCGCCGATCCGGCCGAGGAAATCCGACAGCTTCGTCTTCGCGATCGGCACGCCCCAGATCCCGCCGAGATAGGTGATGCCGGGCGCCGTGTCGCCTTCGGAGCGCAGGATCATCCGCGTCCAGTCGAGCGCGCCGCGCGCGACCCACTGCGCCTGCGCGATCACGCGCTGGTTTTCGATGCGGCGGATCTGCACCTGCTGGCGCCACAGCATCCCCGAGACGAGGATCGCGGACAGCGCGACGACGAGCAGCGCCGTGATGATCGCCGCGCCACGCTGGCGGCGGGTACGCGCGCGACCGGCGGCGCGGTTGAAGAAGGGGGGACGGAAAGGGCGCGCGCGCATCGTCATTCCCCGACGAGGAAGATGCGCGTGACCGGCACGCGCAGCGACGTCGCGCCGATGCTGACCTGCAACCCCGTCACCGCGCGGGTGGGCGGCGCGTTGCCGATCTGCGGCACCTTGAGCGCGTCGTTGTTCTGCGCGAGCGCGTCGTCGGCCGTCTGCAGGTTGGTGGTCCAGCCCACGCGCGGCACGTACAGCTTCGCGTCGATCGCGCCGACGCCGCCCATCAGCGCGACCCAGCTCCAGCCTTCGACGCTGCTGTCCTTCAGCGTGCTGCGCAGCCGGTTCGCGTCGTCGATCGGCGGTGATGCATAGCGCACGACGCGCCCGCCGGCGATCCGGTAGCGGACCACCTGCAGCCGCGGCGCGGCGCCCGGCACCTCGAGTTCGCGCACGATCTGCAGCGTATTGCCGGCGACGCCGATCGCCGGCTGGCCGGCTTCATCGTCGGTCGCGGCGAGCCGCGCATCGATGCGCATCTGGTCGAACATCTGCGCGAACACGCGCTCGTCTTCCATCGCGGACGCCACCTTGTCGCGGCCGCGCATGATCTGGTCGAGCCCGCGCCACGCGAGGATCGCGACCACCGCGAGAATCGCGATCGCGATCATCAGCTCGATCAGTGTGAAGCCGCGGGCGCGGCGGGCGGACGGGCGTCGCATCGGCATGTCAGAGCGGACGGCTGGTTTCATTCGCGACCACCGTCACCATCTGTGCAAGCACGCCGGAATGGCCGGGCATGCTCACCGAAATCCGGACGCGCCGGAACACCGGGTTCGGCGTCGTGCTTACGCGCTGCGTGCAGACGAGCTGCACGTTGCCCTGCGAGCAGTCGAAGCTCTGCTCGCCGACCTCCGGCCATGCGTGCGTGAGCCGCAACTGCGCGAGCGCGTTGTCGGCGCTCCAGCCGGCCAGCAACCGGCGGTGCAGGTCGGACGCGTTGGTCGCCATCGTGCCGACCGCCCGGATCGACGCGGCGAGCGCGACCGCGATGATCGCGAGTGCGACGAGCACCTCGATCATCGTGAAACCGCGCGATGAGGAAATGGAAGAGGGCAGGCGACGACGCATCGTCATTGCACCTCGTAGCGGCCGTTGCCGGTGCCGACGATCGTCGCGCTGCCGACGGCCGAGTGCAGCGTCACGCGCACCGGCGTGTCGATGCTCTCGGTGCCGAACACGACGCGGCTCGCGTGCGTGTCGGAACCCGGATAGTCGATGTCGGCGCCGGTGACGCCGCCGTCCCAGTCGCGCGGGCGCAGCAGGTCGTCGCGCAGCGTGCGCCAGCCGTCGGGCGAGCTCACGTCGAACCGGAAACCGTGCGCGGTCGGCTGCCATGCGATCGGCCGCGCGCGCACCTGCGCTTCGTCGCCGGCCGTCTCGAACAGCAGCGCGACGCGTTGCGCTTCTTCACGCAGGTCGGTGCGCGGATTGCGCGTCAGCGACAGCGACGCGAGCGACACGAGCAGCCCGGCGATCATCAGCACGACCAGCATTTCGAGCAGCGTGAAGCCGTGCGCGCGATGACGCGGCGCGCCGTGCTTCATCGGCCCGCCGTCGGCTCGCGCCGGTATGGACGACACCGCGCCGCGACGCACACGGCGATCGCGACCGCAGCGGGAGGTCGTGCGAATGGCGGGCATGAAGAACGGGAATGGAACGTCGGGCCGATCAGTGCCGGCTTACTGCCACGAACCGATATCGGAATCGTTGCCTTCGCCGCCTTCCTTGCCGTCGGCGCCGTAGCTGAACACGTCGATCTCGCCGTGCACGCCCGGGTTCAGGTACTTGTACCCGTTGCCCCACGGGTCGTTCGGCAGGCGTTCAAGATAGCCGCCGTCCTTCCAGTTGTTCGGGATCGGATCGGTGGTCGGCTTCTGGGTCAGCGAATTCAGACCCTGCTCCTGGGTCGGATAGCGGCCGTTGTCGAGACGGTACAGCTTGAGTGCCTGCATGATCGTGCCGATGTCCTGCTTCGCGGCGATACGGCGCGCCTCGTCCGGGCGGCTCATGATCTTCGGCACGATCAGCGCCGCCAGGATCCCGAGGATCGCGACCACCACCATGATCTCGATCAGCGTGAAACCGCGCTGACGACGCACGGCCGCGTTGCGGCAAGTGATCCACGTTTGCATGACTGACTACCTCTTCCAAAAAATGTCGTCGATTGAGTGACGCATCCCGCGCACCGGGCGATTGCCTGACAGCAAGCTTCCGGTCCCGCGGGCGCGGAGCACGCATTGTAAGGCGCGCATCGTCGAGGGCTTTCACCCAACGCAAATTTCATATACATCCGTACAATAGCGCGCATGAACGCGCTCTCGATCCGGATCCTTTCCCTAGCCCTCTTCGCGGGTTTGTGCGCGACGGCCACCTACTGGGTCGTCACGCTGTCGGCCCGCGAAGCGCCGCTGCCCGCCGCTGCCGCGCGGCTGCCGATCCGCACCGAGGACGCGGCCGCGCTCTTCGGCGGTCAGCTCGACAAGAATCCCGTCCAGGACATCCACCTGTTCGGCATTCTCGCGCTCGATCACGGCGGTGCGGCGATCGTCGGCGTCGGCGGCGAACCGCCGCGCGCCGTGTCGCTCGGCGCGGACGTCACGCCCGGCGCGAAGCTCGCCGAAGTCCGCCCGCGCTCGATCATCGTCGACCGCAACGGCGCCCGCGCCGAAATCCAGCTCCCGGCGAACACGCCGTCCCCCGCGATCTACATGCGTTGAGCGGCGGCGGCCTGACAGTCAGGCCGTCACGTCACTGCACCATGTTGTTCAGCTCGATGATCGGCAGCATCACCGCCAGCACGATCACGAGCACGATGCCGCCCATCGCCAGGATCAGCAGGCTCCAGCAGGCTCGTCAGGAACATCGTGCGGCGTTCGAGCTCGCGCGCTTCGCCTTCGGCCGCGCGATCCAGCATCGTCGTCACGTCGCCCGTCGCTTCACCCGAACGGATCAGGTGCACGAGCACCGGCGGAAACGTCTTCACGTTGTTCAGCGCGCGCGACAGCGCGGAGCCTTCGCGCACGCGCACGATCGCGTCGTCGATGTTCGCGCGCATCGCGCGGTTCGACAGCGTCTCGCCGGCCGCCTGCAACGCGCGCAGGATCGGCACGCCGGCCGCGGTGAGAATGCCAAGCGTGCTCGCGAAGCGCACCGTGTTGTAGCCGCGCACGAGCTTGCCCGCGAGCGGCGCGGTCAGCACCCAGCGATCGAACGCGAGCCGCGGCCCGTCGCGCGACAGCGTCGCCTTCACGAACCACACGACCAGCACGAACGCGATCAGGATCGCCCACCACCAGTGCCGCACGAAATCCGACAGCGCCATCATCACGACCGTGAGGACAGGCAGCTGCTGTTTCGTACTCGCGAACACGTTGACGACCTGCGGGACGACGTAACTCAGCAGGAACGTGACGATGCCGAACGCGATCAGCGTGACGATCCCCGGATAGGTGAACGCCAGCAGGATCTTCTGCTTCAGCGCGTTGCTCTGCTCGATGTAGTCGGCCAGACGCGACAGCACGATACCGAGCTTGCCGGTGTGTTCGCCGGCCGCGACGAGCGCGCGGTAGATTTCCGGAAAATCGCGCGGATGCTGGCCCAGCGCATTCGCGAGCGAATGGCCGCCGAGCACCTCCGCGCGGATCGCGGCCATCAGTTCACGGATGTAGTCGCGCTCGGCCTGCTCGGTCAGCACGCCGAGCGCCTCGTCGAGCGGCAGCCCGGCGATCAGCAGGCTCGCGAGCTGGCGCGTGAGAATCGCCTGTTCGCGCTGCGACAGCTTGCGGCCGAACGCGAGCCGCTGCGAACGCGCCCCGCGCGTCGCGCTGGCGGCTGGCTCGACGACGAGCGGCGTGAGTCCCTGCGTGCGCAGCTGGCCGCGTGCGGCGCGCGCGCTGTCGGCGTCGATGACGCCTTTCTGCGCGCGTCCCGCCGAATCGATTGCTTCGAAACGGAATGCCGGCATCGCGCTATGCGCCTCCCGTCACGCGCAGCACTTCCTCGAGCGACGTCGCGCCGGACGCGAGCCAGCGCTCGGCGTCGTCGCGCAGCGTGCGCATGCCTTCCGCACGGCCGGCGGCGAGAATCTCGGCATCGGCCGCGTTGCGGTGGATCAGCGAGCGGATCGAATCGTCGACCAGCAGCAATTCGTAGACACCGCGCCGGCCCGAATAACCCGAATGCCCGCACTTGTCGCAGCCGACCGGATGCCACACGGTGCGGCCGTCCTCGTGCCGCTCTTCCTTGCAGACGGGGCAGAGCTGGCGCACGAGCCGCTGCGCGAGCACGCCGAGCAGCGACGACGCGAGCAGATACGGCTCGACGCCCATGTCGGTCAGGCGCGTGACGGCGGAAGCCGCATCGTTCGTGTGCAGCGTCGCGAGCACCAGGTGGCCCGTCAGCGACGCCTGCACCGCGATCTGCGCGGTCTCGAGGTCGCGGATTTCACCGATCATGATCACGTCCGGATCCTGGCGCAGGATCGAACGCAACGCACGGGCAAAGGTCATCCCGATCCGCTCGTTCACCTGCGTCTGGCCGATGCCGCCCAGGTCGTATTCGATCGGGTCCTCGACGGTCATGATGTTGGTCGTCGCGGTTTCGAGCCGCGACATCGACGCATACAGCGTCGTCGTCTTGCCCGAACCGGTCGGACCCGTGACGAGCACGATGCCGTGCGGGCGGCCGATCAACTTGTCGAACTGGACAAGCGTGTCGCGGCCCATCCCGAGCGCTTCGAGGTTCAGGCGCTGCGCATCCTTTTCCAGGAGACGCAGCACCGCGCGCTCGCCGTGCCCGGTCGGCAGCGTCGACACGCGCACGTCGACCGGCCGGCCGCCGACGCGCAGCGTGATGCGGCCGTCCTGCGGCAGGCGTTTCTCCGCGATGTCGAGCTGCGCCATGATCTTGATCCGCGAGATCAGCGCGCCATGCAGCGCCTTCTTCGGACGCACGACGTCGCGCAGCGTGCCGTCGACGCGAAAGCGCACGACCGACGCATTCTCGAACGGCTCGATGTGGATGTCCGACGCATGTTCTCGCGCCGCTTGCGTGAGCAGCGCGTTGATCATCCGGATGATCGGCGCGTCGTCTTCCGACTCGAGCAGATCCTCGACTTCGGGGATGTCCTGCATCAGCCGCGACAGGTCGACTTCGCCTTCGACCTCGCCGACTACCTGCGCGGCGCTGCCGTCCTGGCGCGCATATGCCTGGTTGATCGCCTGCGCGAGTTCGTCGGCCGGCACGTGGTGCACGGCGATCGAGCCGAAGTTGCGCGCGATCTCCGCGAGCGCGGCATCGCTCGTGCGTTCGCTGATCCACACCTCGAGCGTGTCGTCGAGCTGGTGCGCGATCAGCACCTGGCCGCTCTTCGCGAAGCCGTACGGCAACAGCCGCGCGGCAAGCGGCGACGGCGGCTGGCGTTCGCCCGGCGCGCCGTCGTGGGCGGAAGACGCGAGCACGTCGCTCACTGCGAGGCTCCCGGCGTGGCGGTCAGCGGCTGTTGCGGTACCGCTTGCTGCGGCACGCCCTGCGACTGCACCGGTTCCGGTGCGGGGACCGGCGCCGGCGCGGGCGCGGGTGCCACCTGGCGCTGCAGCTGCTGACGGCGCATCTTGTCGAGGTCGAACAGGTTGCCGGCCGGCGTGCCGCCCTGGCTCGGACCCAGCGGCATCGGCGGAACGATCGGATCGTCCTTGTCGCGGATCACGTTGTTGTCCGACTTGTACGCACCTGTCACGCCCTGGATGTAGTCGTAGCGGTTGGCCGTGACCTGCTGCGCGGTGCTGCGATCGGAGATGATCACCGGGCGCAGGAACACCATCAGGTTGGTTTTCTGGCGCTGCTTCGATTCCGAACGGAACAGCTGGCCGATCCACGGAATGTCGCCGAGCAGCGGCACCTTGCTGTTCGACACCTGGTAGTTGTCCTGCATCAAGCCGCCGAGCACGATGATCTCGCCGTTGTCGGCCAGGATCGTCGACTGGATCGAGCGCTTCGTGAAGGTCGGGCCCGTTTGTGCGGTCGTGGTGCTGCTGACGACTGCCGAATCCTCGGTGTAGAGCTGCAGCTTCAGGATCCCGCCGTCGGTGATCTGCGGCTTCACGTGCAGCGTCAGGCCGACGTCGCGACGGTCGTACGTATTGAACGCGTTGCTCGTCGTGCCGCTCGTCAGGTTCGAATACGAGCCGGTTGCGATCGGCACGTTCTGGCCGACGACGATCTTCGCTTCCTCGTTGTCGAGCGTGATCAGGTTCGGCGTCGACAGCACGTTCGCGTCGCTCACGCCCGCGAAATACTGCAGCAGCGCGCCGAGGCCCTGCACGCCGAACATGTTGTGCAGCCAGCCGACGTTGAGGCCCTGGTTCAGGTTCGCGAGATTCGCCGCGAGGCCGGCCCCGGTGGTGCCCGCCGTGCCCGTCGTCAGGTTGATGATGCTGTTGCCCGCGACGGAGCCGGCCGTGGCCGCCAGGTTCGTGCCGCCGAGAAACTGGCCGCTCGCCACCTGCCATTGAATCCCGAGGTTCCCGGACGTCGTCGAGTTCAGTTCGACGATCAGCGCTTCGATATAGACCTGCGCGCGCCGTGCGTCGAGCTGGTCGATCACCGAGCGCAGGTTGCGGTAAACCGGATCGGACGCGGTGATGATCAGTGAGTTGGTCGCCGCGTCGGCCTGGATCATCCCGCCTGGCTGGTTGTCGTCGCCCTTGTCCTTGTCGCCGCCGAGCAGGCCGCCCGTGCCGAGGCCGCCGCTACTGGACGAGCCGCCGTACGACGACGAAGACGACGAGCCGCCGAGGCCGCCCGACGGCAGCGGCGGGGTGCCGGACGAGCCGGTCGAGAAGTTGCCGCTCGACGACGAGCCGCCATTCTGGTTGAAGCTGTTCGCATCGTTGGACGACGCCGACGAGCCGCTGTCGTTACCGCCCTTGCCGAGCATGCCGCGCAAGGTCTTCGCGAGCTTCACCGCATCGGCGTTGCGCAGCGGCACGACGTGCATGTTGCCGGGCACGCCGCTCGGCGCGTCGAGCTGCTGCACGAGGCGCTTCGCGGCCGCGAGGCGCGACGCGCTCGACGCGCGCAGCATCAGCGAGTTGGTTCGCGGGTCGGCCGTGACCGACACCTTCAGCGTCGCGTCGCTGTTGCCGATCGCGCCCGGGTCGAGCATTTTCTGCAACTGCGCGGCGAGGTCGATCGCGTTCGCGTTGCGCAGCGTCACGACCTGCACCTGCGCGCCGGCGGCGCTGTCGACGCCCGAGATGATCTGCGCGATGCGGCGCACGTTGTCCGCATAGTCGGTCACGACGATCGTGTTGTTCGCCGGGTAGGCCGTCACCGTGTTGTTCGGCGAGATCAGCGGCCGCAGCACGGGCAGCAGGTTGTTCGCCGATTCGTTGTGCAGCTCGAACACCTGCGTGATCACCTGGTCGCCGCGGGCCTGCGGCGCGTTGCCGACGTAGGTCGGCACGCCCTGCAGCTTCGCATCGGCTTCCGGCACGACCTTCAGCACACCGTGATCCTGCACGAGTGCGAAGCCCTGCATGCGCAGCGCCGACTGCAGCGTCTTCAGCGCCTGGTCTTCCGGCACCGGACGTTCGGCCACGAGGTTGAGCTGCCCCTTCACGCGGGGGTCGACGATGATGGTCTTGCCGGTTGCGGCGCCGATCGCTTTCGCGACCTGGTCGATATCCGCATTCACGAAGTTGAGCGTGACCTGAGCGTAGGCGGCCTGCGAGACGATGATGCCGGCGACGAAGAGGGTCGTGGCAATGCGCCGCATAACGAAGCGATTTCTTGTCATGGATGAATGGGTCGATGCCGGCTCAGGCCACTTCCGGCGGTAGTGCTGGGATCCAAGTCCGAAAGAGGCGACATTAGCAGTTTTTCATGTCCGAAATATCACATTGATCCGAGGACTGTCTCACATACGACATGTGTCCGGCGAATCGTATGCAATATGTAAGAATGGGCGCGGCCCTTCGCATGCCGGCCATCGCCCCCGATTCGCGATGAACCGACATGGAAATGCGGTATAACCGGGCTGCCGTATTCCTGCATGTCGCAATCTGACGGTCTGCCGGTATGATACGGGCGGCGCGTTTCTCGTCGCACTAATAACAGGCACGGGTTTTCCCGACCTTCGCGCAATTCCTTTTCGTTTTCGCACGATGAACAGACGACGGTACGCTTCGATCGCGTTGATCGCCGCTGGCGCGTGGTTCGCCAGCGCAAACGCTCGTGCGGATTGTTTCGACGAAGCCGCTAAATATCAGCAGGTCAATCCGCTGATCCTGCGCGCCATCGCGTGGCAGGAATCGCGCAACCGGCCCGGCGCACTGAACAAGAATACGAACGGCTCGGTCGACTACGGCCTGATGCA
The DNA window shown above is from Burkholderia cepacia and carries:
- the gspI gene encoding type II secretion system minor pseudopilin GspI → MTMRRRLPSSISSSRGFTMIEVLVALAIIAVALAASIRAVGTMATNASDLHRRLLAGWSADNALAQLRLTHAWPEVGEQSFDCSQGNVQLVCTQRVSTTPNPVFRRVRISVSMPGHSGVLAQMVTVVANETSRPL
- a CDS encoding GspH/FimT family pseudopilin; translation: MPAIRTTSRCGRDRRVRRGAVSSIPARADGGPMKHGAPRHRAHGFTLLEMLVVLMIAGLLVSLASLSLTRNPRTDLREEAQRVALLFETAGDEAQVRARPIAWQPTAHGFRFDVSSPDGWRTLRDDLLRPRDWDGGVTGADIDYPGSDTHASRVVFGTESIDTPVRVTLHSAVGSATIVGTGNGRYEVQ
- the gspG gene encoding type II secretion system major pseudopilin GspG; its protein translation is MQTWITCRNAAVRRQRGFTLIEIMVVVAILGILAALIVPKIMSRPDEARRIAAKQDIGTIMQALKLYRLDNGRYPTQEQGLNSLTQKPTTDPIPNNWKDGGYLERLPNDPWGNGYKYLNPGVHGEIDVFSYGADGKEGGEGNDSDIGSWQ
- a CDS encoding type II secretion system protein N, with the protein product MNALSIRILSLALFAGLCATATYWVVTLSAREAPLPAAAARLPIRTEDAAALFGGQLDKNPVQDIHLFGILALDHGGAAIVGVGGEPPRAVSLGADVTPGAKLAEVRPRSIIVDRNGARAEIQLPANTPSPAIYMR
- the gspE gene encoding type II secretion system ATPase GspE, whose product is MSDVLASSAHDGAPGERQPPSPLAARLLPYGFAKSGQVLIAHQLDDTLEVWISERTSDAALAEIARNFGSIAVHHVPADELAQAINQAYARQDGSAAQVVGEVEGEVDLSRLMQDIPEVEDLLESEDDAPIIRMINALLTQAAREHASDIHIEPFENASVVRFRVDGTLRDVVRPKKALHGALISRIKIMAQLDIAEKRLPQDGRITLRVGGRPVDVRVSTLPTGHGERAVLRLLEKDAQRLNLEALGMGRDTLVQFDKLIGRPHGIVLVTGPTGSGKTTTLYASMSRLETATTNIMTVEDPIEYDLGGIGQTQVNERIGMTFARALRSILRQDPDVIMIGEIRDLETAQIAVQASLTGHLVLATLHTNDAASAVTRLTDMGVEPYLLASSLLGVLAQRLVRQLCPVCKEERHEDGRTVWHPVGCDKCGHSGYSGRRGVYELLLVDDSIRSLIHRNAADAEILAAGRAEGMRTLRDDAERWLASGATSLEEVLRVTGGA
- the gspD gene encoding type II secretion system secretin GspD, giving the protein MTRNRFVMRRIATTLFVAGIIVSQAAYAQVTLNFVNADIDQVAKAIGAATGKTIIVDPRVKGQLNLVAERPVPEDQALKTLQSALRMQGFALVQDHGVLKVVPEADAKLQGVPTYVGNAPQARGDQVITQVFELHNESANNLLPVLRPLISPNNTVTAYPANNTIVVTDYADNVRRIAQIISGVDSAAGAQVQVVTLRNANAIDLAAQLQKMLDPGAIGNSDATLKVSVTADPRTNSLMLRASSASRLAAAKRLVQQLDAPSGVPGNMHVVPLRNADAVKLAKTLRGMLGKGGNDSGSSASSNDANSFNQNGGSSSSGNFSTGSSGTPPLPSGGLGGSSSSSSYGGSSSSGGLGTGGLLGGDKDKGDDNQPGGMIQADAATNSLIITASDPVYRNLRSVIDQLDARRAQVYIEALIVELNSTTSGNLGIQWQVASGQFLGGTNLAATAGSVAGNSIINLTTGTAGTTGAGLAANLANLNQGLNVGWLHNMFGVQGLGALLQYFAGVSDANVLSTPNLITLDNEEAKIVVGQNVPIATGSYSNLTSGTTSNAFNTYDRRDVGLTLHVKPQITDGGILKLQLYTEDSAVVSSTTTAQTGPTFTKRSIQSTILADNGEIIVLGGLMQDNYQVSNSKVPLLGDIPWIGQLFRSESKQRQKTNLMVFLRPVIISDRSTAQQVTANRYDYIQGVTGAYKSDNNVIRDKDDPIVPPMPLGPSQGGTPAGNLFDLDKMRRQQLQRQVAPAPAPAPVPAPEPVQSQGVPQQAVPQQPLTATPGASQ